One Mycolicibacterium parafortuitum DNA segment encodes these proteins:
- a CDS encoding carboxymuconolactone decarboxylase family protein, with the protein MDELRRKGLEKMNEVYGWEMPNIEGDPYFDLTVDHLFGTIWSRPGLSMRDKRIMTLTAVAAVGNSDLAEIQANAALANGELTGAELKEMAVFLTHYLGFPLGSKLDGAVSKVIKKRQKAAERGEDEDRKANVNAAVQMHSGSKVHDE; encoded by the coding sequence ATGGACGAGCTGCGGCGCAAGGGCCTCGAGAAGATGAACGAGGTCTATGGCTGGGAGATGCCCAATATCGAGGGCGACCCATATTTCGACCTGACCGTCGACCATCTCTTCGGCACCATCTGGTCGCGGCCCGGCCTGTCGATGCGCGACAAGCGCATCATGACGCTCACGGCCGTCGCCGCGGTGGGCAACTCCGACCTGGCCGAGATCCAGGCGAACGCGGCGCTGGCCAACGGCGAGCTCACCGGCGCGGAGCTCAAGGAGATGGCGGTCTTTTTGACCCATTACCTGGGCTTCCCGCTGGGCTCCAAGCTCGACGGCGCGGTGAGCAAGGTGATCAAGAAGCGCCAGAAGGCCGCCGAACGCGGTGAGGACGAGGACCGCAAGGCCAACGTGAACGCCGCCGTGCAGATGCATTCGGGCAGCAAAGTCCATGACGAGTAG
- a CDS encoding DUF5642 family protein, which produces MATARLMAVIVLSAVAATACGEPDASTAQSGLDLSRLSEVAAEIPEADYIVQTGRLTRYPEKNTEIAEDFVLFGTPAEADPQECVLQLKPVKVQPGASGMRVSGDPVRGEGGIRIVAYTDTVQTSELMNPACQRFRYSAPQLHVEGTVQQLTPPTIDDAGLVALKNQVDENALTDYYYGALLEDPEGLESHVYVSVQARLNRDAEYEPLVPDLLVKAVAAVRGR; this is translated from the coding sequence GTGGCGACGGCGAGACTGATGGCGGTGATCGTGCTGTCGGCGGTGGCGGCAACCGCGTGCGGGGAGCCTGACGCGTCGACGGCGCAATCCGGGCTCGACCTGTCCCGGCTTTCCGAGGTCGCCGCCGAGATCCCCGAGGCCGACTACATCGTCCAGACCGGCCGGCTGACCCGCTATCCGGAGAAGAACACCGAGATCGCCGAGGACTTCGTTCTTTTCGGGACACCCGCCGAGGCGGACCCGCAGGAGTGCGTGCTGCAGTTGAAGCCGGTGAAGGTCCAGCCCGGGGCGAGTGGCATGCGGGTCTCCGGTGATCCCGTGCGCGGCGAAGGCGGGATCCGGATCGTTGCGTACACCGACACGGTGCAGACCAGCGAGCTGATGAATCCGGCCTGCCAACGATTCCGGTACTCCGCGCCGCAGCTGCACGTGGAGGGGACCGTGCAGCAGTTGACTCCTCCGACGATCGACGACGCCGGCCTGGTGGCGCTGAAGAACCAGGTCGACGAGAATGCGCTGACCGACTACTACTACGGCGCGCTGCTGGAGGACCCTGAGGGTCTGGAAAGCCACGTGTACGTCAGCGTCCAGGCCCGTCTGAACCGAGACGCCGAGTACGAGCCGCTGGTGCCGGACCTTCTCGTCAAAGCCGTTGCGGCCGTGCGGGGCCGCTAG
- a CDS encoding EspA/EspE family type VII secretion system effector — translation MSVLAGFLTTWSRARATFGAGIPQPGGGFDDSPTLRALETDARSAGPGADWSGTAAEAYDARNARHARILGRLADLDRRVGAEVDRSAAVVAYGRERLDAIRQWVTDAAASVPKGAVGEQMLVPIVGKGSGAIAEIVTTSNSELAVIAERIRGLGAEYAGLGEPTTVAGVGEPTKVAGTDDGVEALGVGDDAETDGAVAETTLDLADIVYRAPGELGRPWEMELVAGSGVWVPDPNAPGYRPKPPRAPLGLDDIVYIPAIPDEYGKLPLGPANHMELIPGSGAWVPDPNSPAYRPSIPEAPVDLSEIRTGVDPNALIPAGTVELWPHAGIVMPDPALGRPR, via the coding sequence ATGAGCGTGCTGGCCGGCTTCTTGACGACATGGTCACGGGCCCGCGCGACCTTCGGTGCCGGAATCCCTCAGCCGGGCGGCGGATTCGACGACAGCCCGACATTGCGTGCGCTGGAGACCGACGCCCGGTCGGCGGGTCCGGGCGCCGACTGGAGCGGCACCGCAGCCGAAGCCTACGACGCCAGGAACGCCCGGCACGCCCGCATCCTGGGCAGGCTGGCGGACCTCGACCGGCGCGTCGGCGCCGAGGTAGACCGCTCGGCCGCTGTGGTCGCCTACGGACGCGAGCGGCTCGACGCGATCCGGCAATGGGTGACCGACGCCGCGGCGTCGGTGCCGAAAGGTGCTGTCGGGGAGCAGATGTTGGTACCCATCGTCGGCAAGGGCTCCGGAGCGATCGCCGAGATCGTCACGACGTCGAACAGCGAGCTGGCGGTGATCGCCGAGCGGATCCGCGGGCTCGGGGCCGAGTACGCCGGGCTCGGCGAGCCGACGACAGTTGCCGGGGTCGGCGAGCCGACGAAAGTTGCCGGCACGGACGACGGGGTCGAGGCCCTCGGAGTCGGTGACGATGCCGAAACCGACGGTGCCGTTGCGGAGACCACGCTGGATCTGGCCGACATCGTGTATCGAGCCCCGGGCGAACTGGGCAGGCCGTGGGAGATGGAACTGGTTGCGGGATCCGGGGTCTGGGTGCCGGACCCGAACGCACCCGGATACCGGCCCAAACCGCCCCGTGCCCCACTGGGTCTTGACGACATCGTCTACATTCCTGCGATTCCGGACGAATACGGCAAGCTCCCGTTGGGGCCGGCGAATCACATGGAACTGATTCCCGGTTCGGGCGCCTGGGTTCCCGACCCGAACAGCCCCGCGTACCGGCCCTCGATTCCCGAGGCGCCGGTCGACCTGTCGGAGATCCGAACCGGGGTCGATCCGAACGCGTTGATCCCCGCGGGCACCGTCGAGCTCTGGCCCCATGCCGGGATCGTCATGCCGGACCCGGCGCTGGGCCGTCCGCGCTAG